In a genomic window of Aggregatimonas sangjinii:
- a CDS encoding tetratricopeptide repeat-containing sensor histidine kinase has protein sequence MSQIGNKTTELAKYFRKYALFVIIAIFSFFQLSGQEHKSANLLAEISSLTKQQGFSKKDTVYLNLLNDLAASHRYYNSDSLLSLSKQAISYSKTAEYPQGQIRGLMNLGSYFSDNGRTNEGLLHYNKALDLAKTIDSEEFILKVQRLLAGEYAYQGDYANALNGYLEAIERAEKLENDKMLSIINEEIAGLYISQKDYQHALEYYKKVKKFNEKIGDEVLYAESASNMASLYADMGELDYAMFNANSSITIFEKHRLTDWLAYAYEVKGKTYLKQKKYKWAMFWYNQSELLHEDLQDQRGEIDLLNGIAEALFGLENDSLSEQYALKAMELSEKIRVKEGKRKAANTLFKISKKNEDYKSALAFHETFQQLSDTLSHVENEKSLTLLKTNLQHDKQKRLLIVESEKQLAKQRNYVNAALAILLLFIAVTFMVKRNEKMQKRLNEELKTKTEGLVEHEKELKEINETKDKLFSIVAHDLRGPIGAFQGLLNLFKQGEIGKDEFMDFIPKLGNDIDHISFTLNNLLTWGQKQMNGLVTKPEIVSLDKLVAENINLLSETAINKSIKLSSNLPRNTLAWTDSNQIDIVIRNLISNAIKFTPTNGMVTVTSREKNDHWEISVRDTGIGMDKDTLSNVFSETNNLSTYGTNNEKGTGLGLSLCKEMVEKNKGVIWADSIVNQGTTLYFTVPKAKHKKPYKQSA, from the coding sequence ATGTCCCAAATCGGAAATAAAACCACTGAACTGGCTAAGTACTTCAGAAAGTATGCGCTGTTTGTCATAATCGCTATTTTCTCATTTTTCCAGCTAAGTGGACAAGAGCATAAGAGTGCCAATTTGTTGGCAGAAATAAGCAGTCTTACGAAACAACAAGGTTTTAGTAAAAAAGACACGGTGTACTTGAACTTACTGAACGATCTCGCGGCATCGCATCGCTATTACAATTCCGACAGTCTCCTATCCTTATCGAAACAGGCCATTTCCTACAGTAAAACCGCTGAGTATCCACAGGGTCAAATCCGAGGTCTTATGAATTTGGGTAGTTATTTCTCCGACAATGGCCGAACTAACGAGGGGCTACTTCACTATAATAAAGCGCTAGATTTGGCAAAAACCATCGATAGTGAAGAATTTATCTTAAAGGTTCAAAGACTTTTAGCCGGGGAATACGCCTATCAAGGCGATTACGCCAATGCGCTTAATGGGTATTTAGAGGCAATCGAAAGGGCCGAAAAGCTTGAAAACGATAAAATGTTATCGATAATCAATGAGGAGATAGCCGGCCTGTACATTTCCCAGAAGGACTATCAACATGCACTGGAATATTATAAAAAAGTAAAAAAATTCAACGAAAAAATAGGTGACGAGGTATTATATGCCGAAAGCGCCAGTAACATGGCTTCCCTCTATGCCGATATGGGCGAACTGGATTACGCCATGTTCAATGCCAATAGCAGTATCACCATATTCGAAAAGCATCGTCTAACGGATTGGCTGGCTTATGCTTATGAAGTAAAGGGAAAAACCTATCTGAAACAGAAGAAGTACAAATGGGCCATGTTCTGGTACAACCAAAGTGAACTATTGCACGAAGACCTACAAGACCAACGTGGTGAAATCGATTTGCTCAACGGGATCGCCGAAGCTCTTTTTGGGCTGGAAAATGATTCTCTTTCCGAGCAATATGCACTAAAAGCGATGGAACTATCCGAGAAGATACGGGTGAAGGAAGGAAAGCGAAAAGCGGCGAATACCCTCTTTAAAATCAGTAAGAAAAACGAAGATTACAAATCGGCATTGGCTTTTCATGAGACCTTTCAACAACTTTCAGATACCCTCTCGCATGTTGAAAACGAAAAGAGTCTCACCCTGTTGAAGACGAATTTACAGCACGACAAACAAAAACGATTGCTTATTGTAGAAAGCGAAAAACAACTGGCCAAACAACGAAACTACGTAAATGCCGCCCTGGCCATTCTTTTGCTGTTCATTGCGGTAACTTTTATGGTAAAGCGTAACGAAAAAATGCAGAAGCGATTGAACGAAGAATTGAAGACCAAAACCGAAGGGCTTGTCGAGCATGAAAAGGAATTAAAGGAAATCAACGAAACCAAGGATAAACTCTTCTCTATTGTCGCGCATGATCTGCGTGGCCCCATCGGCGCTTTTCAAGGACTTTTGAATTTGTTCAAACAAGGTGAAATCGGAAAAGACGAGTTCATGGACTTTATTCCTAAATTAGGGAATGACATTGATCATATCTCGTTTACCCTCAACAATTTGCTTACTTGGGGGCAAAAACAAATGAACGGTTTGGTCACCAAGCCTGAAATCGTTTCGTTGGATAAATTGGTAGCTGAAAACATCAACTTGCTCTCTGAGACCGCGATCAATAAATCCATTAAACTGTCCAGTAACCTACCACGAAATACTTTAGCATGGACGGATAGCAATCAAATTGATATCGTTATACGAAACCTCATCAGCAATGCTATCAAATTCACACCCACTAACGGTATGGTGACTGTTACTTCACGCGAAAAAAACGATCATTGGGAAATTTCGGTAAGGGACACAGGAATCGGAATGGACAAAGATACCCTGAGCAATGTGTTCAGTGAGACGAACAATCTTTCTACTTATGGCACCAACAACGAAAAGGGTACAGGTCTTGGTTTATCGTTATGTAAGGAAATGGTTGAAAAGAACAAGGGTGTCATATGGGCCGACAGTATCGTAAATCAAGGAACTACGCTCTATTTTACCGTTCCGAAAGCAAAGCACAAGAAACCTTACAAACAATCGGCCTAG
- a CDS encoding 4-hydroxyproline epimerase, translating into MGSSTFECIDAHTCGNPVRVVKTGGPELKGASMSEKRQHFLKEYDWIRKGLMFEPRGHDMMSGSIFYPPSNPANDFGILFIETSGCLPMCGHGTIGAITIGIEEGLLQPKIPGKVRMETPAGLVEISYQQTENKVDWVKLTNVKSYLAATELSVACHELGTLTFDVSYGGNFYAIIDPQTNFSGIQDFTASDLVRYSQEIRQKINLKYPDRFVHPENDTIRNLSHVLWTGNTIDPKATARNAVFYGDKAIDRSPCGTGTSARMAQWYAKGKLTVGDEFIHESFIGSQFHGKIEDVGKVGRFEAIVPSIRGWAKVYGHNTITIDDDDPYAHGFQVI; encoded by the coding sequence ATGGGAAGTAGCACTTTTGAATGTATCGATGCCCATACCTGCGGAAATCCGGTTCGCGTGGTCAAAACGGGTGGGCCCGAATTAAAAGGGGCATCCATGAGCGAAAAACGGCAACATTTCCTAAAGGAGTACGATTGGATTCGAAAGGGACTCATGTTCGAACCCCGTGGGCACGATATGATGAGTGGCAGTATTTTTTATCCGCCCTCGAATCCAGCCAATGATTTCGGCATTCTTTTTATCGAGACCAGCGGATGTTTGCCCATGTGCGGACATGGCACCATAGGAGCTATTACCATCGGTATTGAAGAAGGCCTGTTACAGCCTAAAATTCCGGGTAAAGTACGTATGGAAACGCCGGCAGGTCTGGTAGAGATTAGCTACCAACAAACCGAGAACAAAGTAGATTGGGTAAAGCTGACCAATGTAAAATCCTATCTGGCGGCCACCGAGCTATCGGTTGCCTGCCACGAATTGGGAACGCTTACCTTCGATGTCTCCTATGGGGGAAATTTTTATGCAATCATCGACCCGCAAACCAATTTTTCGGGAATACAGGATTTTACGGCAAGTGATTTGGTACGGTACAGCCAAGAGATTCGGCAAAAAATCAATTTGAAATATCCCGATCGCTTTGTACATCCCGAAAACGACACGATTCGTAACCTTAGTCATGTCTTATGGACAGGAAACACGATCGACCCCAAAGCCACGGCGCGCAATGCCGTTTTTTATGGCGATAAGGCAATCGACCGGTCGCCATGCGGTACGGGAACATCGGCGCGAATGGCACAGTGGTATGCAAAAGGAAAATTAACTGTTGGGGACGAATTCATTCACGAAAGTTTTATCGGGTCACAGTTTCACGGAAAGATTGAGGATGTGGGTAAGGTAGGTCGCTTTGAGGCTATCGTGCCCAGTATCCGCGGTTGGGCGAAGGTGTATGGTCACAATACGATAACAATTGATGATGATGACCCCTACGCGCATGGTTTTCAGGTGATTTGA
- a CDS encoding M28 family peptidase, whose amino-acid sequence MKKLFLIAIGLATACNSSQKTVSEPQVETAKTVNVGPKTYADTVTEAELKEHLYTYASDEFEGRETGQEGQKKAVDYIKAHYQKIGIPAAKGDGDYFQKVPLELKNLPTGTITINGEEHPIGDHIMSFWEAEAKVDELVYVGYGIEEGDYSDYDGMDVNGKWVLMKGGEPQKADGTFVLSGSDEASKWSNISEGPELREDLANAKGVKGMIYLDEKNFPRYKRYYNYMKNNDSGQMSYKSDEDDAAMLVVDAEIGTQLYPDILTEDAPKIITVAFEVNLETENTPVDTENVVAVLKGTEKPEEYIVISSHLDHIGITADGQINNGADDDGSGTVALLEIADAFKKAADAGNGPKRSIVFLHVTGEEKGLLGSQYYTDNDPIFPLEKTVANLNIDMIGRIDPKREGDRNYIYLIGSDKLSTDLHELSEAVNEKYTQIELDYTYNDENDPNRFYYRSDHYNFAKNNIPIIFYFNGTHDDYHKPGDTPDKINYDLLANRTKLVFYTAWETANREARVVVDKAAK is encoded by the coding sequence ATGAAAAAATTATTTTTGATAGCGATAGGTTTAGCAACGGCCTGTAATTCTTCGCAGAAAACAGTTTCAGAGCCGCAGGTCGAGACGGCCAAGACAGTGAACGTAGGACCGAAAACGTATGCCGATACCGTTACGGAGGCGGAGTTAAAAGAGCACCTGTACACCTACGCATCAGATGAGTTCGAGGGTCGGGAAACGGGGCAGGAAGGTCAGAAGAAGGCCGTGGACTATATAAAAGCCCACTATCAAAAAATTGGTATTCCTGCCGCAAAGGGCGATGGAGACTATTTTCAAAAGGTACCTTTGGAATTAAAAAACCTTCCTACCGGCACCATTACCATCAATGGGGAAGAGCATCCTATCGGCGACCATATCATGAGTTTCTGGGAAGCGGAAGCTAAGGTAGACGAATTGGTATATGTCGGTTACGGTATCGAAGAAGGTGACTATTCCGATTACGACGGCATGGATGTTAACGGAAAGTGGGTGCTTATGAAAGGTGGCGAACCCCAAAAAGCGGACGGAACCTTTGTGCTATCAGGCTCTGATGAGGCTTCCAAATGGAGCAATATTTCGGAAGGTCCAGAGTTGCGGGAAGACCTGGCGAACGCCAAAGGTGTAAAGGGAATGATCTATCTCGATGAAAAGAACTTTCCGCGTTACAAGAGATACTACAACTACATGAAGAACAATGACAGTGGTCAAATGTCCTACAAGTCCGATGAGGATGATGCGGCCATGTTAGTGGTAGATGCCGAGATAGGAACACAATTGTACCCCGATATCTTAACGGAAGATGCCCCAAAAATTATTACCGTTGCCTTCGAGGTCAACTTGGAAACCGAAAACACGCCCGTGGATACGGAAAATGTCGTTGCAGTGCTGAAGGGAACTGAAAAACCAGAGGAGTATATCGTCATTTCGTCGCACTTAGATCACATCGGAATAACAGCCGACGGTCAAATCAATAATGGGGCAGACGATGATGGGTCGGGCACCGTGGCCCTTTTGGAAATCGCAGATGCCTTTAAAAAAGCGGCAGATGCCGGAAATGGCCCGAAGCGCTCTATCGTATTTTTACATGTTACTGGAGAGGAGAAGGGCTTACTAGGTTCCCAATACTACACCGATAACGATCCTATTTTTCCATTAGAAAAAACGGTCGCCAACCTCAATATCGATATGATCGGTCGTATAGATCCAAAACGCGAGGGTGATCGAAATTATATCTATTTAATCGGTTCCGACAAACTGAGTACCGACCTTCATGAGCTTTCGGAAGCAGTGAACGAAAAGTACACGCAGATTGAATTGGACTATACCTATAACGACGAAAATGATCCTAATCGCTTTTATTACCGAAGCGATCATTACAATTTCGCCAAGAACAATATTCCGATAATTTTCTACTTTAACGGAACCCATGACGATTATCACAAACCGGGCGACACCCCGGACAAAATCAACTACGATTTGTTAGCGAATAGAACGAAATTGGTTTTCTATACGGCATGGGAAACGGCTAATCGGGAGGCGCGTGTCGTTGTCGATAAAGCCGCAAAATAG
- a CDS encoding aldehyde dehydrogenase (NADP(+)), whose translation MITGKNYIGQELSALGETTFKTFNPVLNIENKTEFVEASPEEIDKAVTLAASAYMPYNQKSGAEKAAFLNAIADEILALDDLLIETYCSESGLPEGRAQGERGRTVGQLRAFADLVAEGSWVDATIDTADPNRTPAPKPDLRKMLVPLGPVVIFGASNFPLAFSTAGGDTAAALAAGCPVIVKSHPLHAGTGELVASAIAKAAKATDMPNGVFSNLNSSDIEVGVQLVQHPQIKAVGFTGSLKGGRALYDLAAQRDEPIPVFAEMGSVNPVIFLPEALQNNGAKWAKTYAGSITMGSGQFCTNPGLLFGIKGKELTDFIQQLSDEILKVEPSCMLHPNIIGAYEKNKQTALNQSGLMVAAEHEGDVALNFARQTVTVVQGKTFLENGKLHQEVFGPFSMIVECENTAQLQTIIANLEGQLTGTIISDGEELSQYPQVIANLQTRVGRIIFNGAPTGVEVCPAMQHGGPYPASTDSRFTAVGTQSIKRWVRPFSFQDWPEGLLPNELKRENPLKINRLVNGIVTKTTV comes from the coding sequence ATGATTACAGGAAAAAATTATATCGGTCAGGAGTTATCCGCACTCGGGGAAACGACCTTTAAGACGTTCAATCCGGTGTTGAACATTGAAAATAAAACGGAATTTGTTGAAGCCAGTCCCGAAGAAATTGATAAGGCGGTAACTTTGGCGGCATCGGCCTACATGCCGTACAACCAGAAATCCGGAGCTGAAAAGGCAGCGTTTTTGAATGCCATAGCGGATGAAATATTGGCATTGGACGACCTTTTGATAGAGACGTATTGTTCTGAATCAGGTTTGCCCGAGGGCAGGGCCCAGGGCGAACGCGGCAGAACGGTCGGGCAACTGCGGGCATTCGCCGATTTGGTTGCCGAGGGTTCTTGGGTAGATGCCACGATCGATACGGCCGATCCGAATCGAACACCGGCTCCCAAGCCTGATTTGAGAAAGATGTTGGTGCCATTAGGTCCAGTCGTGATCTTTGGCGCGAGTAACTTTCCCTTGGCCTTCTCAACGGCCGGTGGCGATACTGCTGCGGCCCTAGCGGCCGGATGCCCCGTAATCGTAAAATCACATCCCCTACATGCGGGTACGGGCGAGTTGGTCGCCTCCGCGATCGCAAAGGCGGCAAAAGCGACGGACATGCCTAACGGAGTTTTTTCGAATTTGAACAGTAGTGATATTGAAGTCGGCGTACAATTGGTACAACATCCACAGATAAAGGCAGTGGGATTTACGGGAAGTCTAAAGGGAGGCAGGGCCTTGTACGACCTAGCGGCACAACGCGATGAACCGATTCCCGTATTCGCGGAGATGGGAAGCGTGAATCCCGTCATATTTTTGCCGGAAGCCCTACAGAATAACGGTGCGAAATGGGCGAAGACCTATGCCGGTTCCATCACCATGGGGAGCGGACAATTTTGTACCAATCCCGGCCTTCTTTTCGGCATAAAGGGAAAAGAATTGACCGATTTTATTCAACAACTATCCGATGAAATCTTAAAAGTAGAGCCCTCTTGTATGTTGCATCCCAATATCATCGGGGCTTACGAGAAAAATAAGCAGACGGCCCTTAACCAATCGGGACTTATGGTGGCTGCCGAGCACGAAGGCGATGTGGCCCTTAATTTTGCAAGACAGACCGTTACTGTGGTTCAGGGCAAGACCTTTTTGGAAAATGGCAAATTGCACCAAGAGGTTTTTGGCCCCTTTTCCATGATTGTCGAATGTGAGAATACCGCCCAATTGCAGACTATCATTGCGAATTTAGAAGGACAGCTCACAGGAACCATCATTTCCGACGGGGAGGAACTATCACAATATCCCCAAGTAATCGCTAACCTGCAGACTAGGGTGGGTCGTATCATTTTTAACGGTGCCCCAACAGGTGTCGAAGTCTGTCCGGCCATGCAACATGGCGGTCCGTATCCCGCTTCTACCGATAGTCGATTTACAGCCGTGGGAACGCAATCCATCAAAAGGTGGGTGCGCCCGTTTAGTTTTCAGGATTGGCCGGAAGGGCTACTTCCAAATGAATTGAAACGAGAAAATCCATTGAAAATCAATCGTTTAGTAAATGGTATTGTCACTAAAACTACAGTATAA
- a CDS encoding DUF885 domain-containing protein — MKWMDISFLIVMFLFSSCENKVAQTESKALQALVQSYEEHEGYDEEEFPLGVFTEEYYRSEAEFAAEKLNELSELPLDGLNETERITLTLLQFVLQEKIDFYEYKRYLNPILSDSGFHASLPYMVRPLTNYTQVRNYLNKLNAIPGVLEEQLGNVRKGLEKGVSQPKVIFEGYESSYNDHIVNDFRESYFYSPFQKLPETLSAKQRDSVLSAAKEAIETSVVPQFKKIKAFFETEYLPKTRTSIGISETPGGIDFYQNRIDYYTTSSGYTADAIHQIGLKEVARIKVKMETIIAELDFKGAFDDFLNFLRTDERFYAKTPEQLLMIARDMAKRADAQLPRFFKTLPRKPYGVAPVPDAIAPKYTGGRYVGTDAESTDPGFYWVNTYDLPSRTLYTLPALTVHEAVPGHHLQGALNLELGDSIPQFRKDLYLSAYGEGWGLYTEFLAEEMGMYTTPYERFGQLTYEMWRACRLVVDTGIHAKGWTRDQVVDYMASNTALSLHEVNTETDRYISWPGQALSYKIGELKIREMRTKAETALGTDFDIREFHEVVLEQGTVTLAILEDRIDKYINETENGK; from the coding sequence ATGAAATGGATGGATATTTCATTTTTGATCGTAATGTTCCTTTTTTCCAGTTGTGAAAACAAGGTAGCCCAAACGGAATCGAAGGCACTTCAGGCCTTGGTCCAAAGTTACGAAGAACATGAGGGATATGATGAGGAGGAATTTCCGCTCGGGGTATTTACGGAGGAATACTATCGGAGCGAGGCAGAATTCGCTGCCGAAAAACTGAACGAATTATCGGAACTGCCCTTAGACGGACTTAATGAAACCGAACGGATCACGCTTACGTTGCTTCAATTCGTATTGCAGGAGAAAATAGATTTTTACGAATACAAGCGATACTTGAATCCGATACTGTCCGACTCGGGTTTTCATGCCAGTCTTCCATATATGGTTCGGCCTCTGACCAATTACACCCAGGTTAGGAACTATCTGAATAAATTGAATGCGATTCCCGGAGTATTGGAAGAACAATTAGGTAACGTTCGGAAAGGGTTGGAAAAAGGAGTTTCACAACCCAAGGTGATTTTTGAGGGATACGAATCGTCTTATAATGACCATATTGTCAACGATTTCAGGGAGAGCTACTTTTATTCCCCCTTTCAAAAGTTACCCGAAACCTTATCTGCAAAACAAAGAGACTCTGTTCTGTCTGCTGCTAAGGAGGCCATTGAAACAAGTGTTGTTCCACAGTTTAAAAAAATCAAAGCGTTCTTTGAAACGGAATATCTTCCCAAGACCAGAACCAGTATCGGGATTTCAGAAACCCCCGGAGGCATTGACTTTTATCAGAACAGAATCGATTATTATACGACAAGTTCGGGATATACTGCGGATGCCATTCATCAAATCGGACTAAAGGAAGTGGCCCGTATTAAGGTGAAAATGGAAACCATCATCGCAGAGCTCGATTTCAAAGGTGCCTTTGACGACTTTTTGAATTTTCTTCGCACCGACGAGCGTTTTTATGCCAAGACGCCCGAACAGTTGCTGATGATTGCCCGCGACATGGCCAAAAGAGCGGACGCCCAATTACCAAGATTTTTTAAGACCCTACCTCGAAAACCGTATGGTGTCGCTCCCGTACCCGATGCCATAGCGCCAAAGTATACGGGTGGGCGGTATGTAGGAACCGATGCCGAGAGTACCGATCCCGGTTTTTATTGGGTCAATACCTACGACCTGCCCAGTCGTACCTTATATACTCTGCCCGCTTTGACTGTACATGAGGCCGTACCCGGGCATCATCTGCAAGGTGCGTTGAATCTAGAGTTGGGCGACAGCATTCCGCAATTTCGGAAAGACCTCTATCTTTCCGCTTACGGCGAGGGGTGGGGATTGTATACCGAATTCCTTGCCGAAGAAATGGGCATGTACACCACGCCTTACGAACGTTTTGGACAATTGACCTATGAAATGTGGCGCGCATGTCGATTAGTTGTCGACACCGGAATTCACGCCAAAGGTTGGACAAGAGATCAAGTGGTCGACTATATGGCTTCGAACACCGCCTTGTCCTTGCACGAGGTCAACACCGAAACGGACCGCTATATTTCCTGGCCTGGGCAGGCCTTGTCCTATAAAATTGGGGAGTTGAAGATTCGGGAAATGCGGACCAAAGCTGAAACGGCCTTGGGCACTGATTTCGATATTCGCGAGTTTCACGAAGTAGTCTTGGAACAGGGTACAGTTACCCTTGCCATTTTAGAGGACCGCATTGACAAATACATCAACGAAACCGAAAATGGGAAGTAG
- a CDS encoding AraC family transcriptional regulator produces MRVLPFKISKPINSTIIVQEDKALKFYDQLHQHEEIQISLIVRGQGKLVVANTVHGFTDGSLFVIGGNTPHIFQNDLTSESAHMITVFVTPGGLGQDLLKVPELKEVRMFLENCRKGFEVQTDRESIAKTMLKLTKTKQLDTFLHFLKLIQKINSARKLDLIAQLPSKKISNKEGRRLQLVFEYVLHHFSREITLEQVAGLVHMTTPAFCRFFKRHTNKTFFEFLIAFRIAHACQLLAREDRSSIAEIAESSGFNSISNFNRKFKKTKSVSPSQYAREMRFSQVHQI; encoded by the coding sequence ATGCGTGTACTCCCGTTTAAAATCTCCAAACCCATAAATAGCACTATTATCGTGCAAGAGGACAAGGCTTTGAAATTCTACGATCAACTACATCAACATGAGGAAATTCAAATTAGTTTGATCGTTCGAGGTCAAGGCAAACTGGTCGTAGCCAATACCGTGCATGGTTTTACCGATGGGAGTCTATTTGTTATCGGGGGCAACACACCACACATTTTTCAAAACGACCTTACAAGTGAATCCGCCCATATGATTACGGTTTTTGTAACTCCGGGAGGCCTTGGTCAAGACCTGCTCAAAGTACCCGAATTAAAAGAGGTCCGGATGTTCCTCGAGAACTGCCGCAAGGGCTTTGAGGTACAAACCGATAGGGAGAGCATTGCCAAAACCATGCTGAAACTGACCAAAACCAAGCAATTGGACACCTTTCTTCACTTTCTCAAATTAATTCAAAAAATCAACTCCGCCAGAAAATTGGATTTGATAGCGCAGCTTCCTTCTAAAAAAATATCGAACAAAGAGGGCCGTAGATTGCAATTGGTTTTCGAATATGTATTGCACCACTTTAGCAGGGAAATTACCCTTGAACAAGTCGCTGGTTTAGTGCATATGACCACTCCCGCTTTCTGTCGGTTCTTCAAGCGGCACACCAACAAGACGTTTTTCGAATTCTTGATCGCGTTTCGAATCGCCCATGCCTGTCAGCTACTTGCTCGTGAAGACCGTAGCTCCATTGCAGAAATCGCCGAAAGCTCCGGATTCAATTCCATCTCGAACTTCAATCGAAAATTCAAGAAAACCAAGTCCGTTTCACCTTCACAATACGCCCGGGAAATGCGATTTTCACAAGTGCACCAAATTTGA
- a CDS encoding DUF1272 domain-containing protein, which translates to MQLRPTCEHCNKSLPFDAEDAMICTFECTFCRHCVTEVLQEVCPNCGGDFTKRPIRPAHLLEKYPPSTKIVHKPVDIKAHLKRIQT; encoded by the coding sequence ATGCAACTACGGCCAACATGTGAACATTGCAATAAATCGCTTCCATTCGATGCGGAAGACGCCATGATATGTACCTTTGAATGTACGTTCTGCCGGCACTGCGTGACGGAGGTCCTTCAGGAGGTTTGCCCAAATTGTGGCGGCGACTTTACCAAACGTCCAATCAGACCGGCGCATTTATTGGAGAAATACCCACCGTCCACGAAAATCGTACACAAACCCGTCGATATCAAGGCGCACTTAAAACGCATACAGACATGA
- a CDS encoding dihydrodipicolinate synthase family protein: MSIQWQGVMPAVTTKFTDEDSLDLKMFEKNIQAQVVAGVHGIVLGGSLGEASTLTSDEKKILIKETVGIVARKIPVVMTIAEQATRVAIAEAQEAQNCGADALMILPPMRYKSTDRETVHYFKEIAQATDLPIMIYNNPVDYKIEVTVDMFEELVELKNIGAVKESTRDIINIGRLRNRFNDRLAILCGVDPLALESLLIGADGWVAGLVCAFPAETVAIYELAKAGRIKEATEIYRWFLPLLELDISPQLVQNIKLAEVATGIGTENVRKPRLPLIGAERQRVLKVIEEGMARRPSLPDYKALAL, from the coding sequence ATGAGCATACAATGGCAAGGGGTGATGCCCGCAGTGACTACAAAATTTACGGATGAAGACAGTTTGGATCTAAAGATGTTCGAGAAGAATATCCAAGCACAGGTAGTTGCCGGAGTGCATGGTATCGTGCTCGGGGGCTCTTTGGGCGAAGCCAGTACCTTGACATCCGATGAAAAAAAAATATTGATCAAGGAAACCGTGGGTATCGTAGCCCGAAAAATACCAGTGGTCATGACCATAGCGGAGCAAGCTACACGAGTAGCGATAGCAGAGGCCCAGGAGGCTCAAAACTGTGGGGCCGATGCCTTGATGATCCTACCGCCGATGCGGTATAAATCCACCGACAGGGAAACGGTACACTATTTTAAGGAGATTGCACAGGCTACGGATCTGCCAATTATGATATACAATAACCCGGTCGATTACAAAATCGAGGTGACGGTCGATATGTTCGAAGAATTGGTGGAACTCAAAAATATTGGCGCGGTAAAGGAATCGACGCGGGATATCATCAATATTGGAAGACTACGCAACCGATTCAACGACCGTTTGGCCATTCTGTGCGGTGTGGATCCCTTGGCGTTGGAAAGTTTGTTGATCGGTGCCGATGGGTGGGTCGCAGGCTTGGTCTGTGCTTTTCCTGCCGAAACAGTGGCCATTTACGAATTGGCGAAGGCGGGGCGCATTAAAGAGGCCACGGAGATCTACCGTTGGTTCCTTCCCTTGCTGGAGCTTGATATCAGCCCACAATTGGTACAAAATATCAAATTGGCCGAGGTTGCGACCGGAATCGGCACGGAGAACGTTCGTAAACCAAGACTTCCTTTGATCGGAGCAGAGCGACAAAGGGTTTTAAAGGTAATCGAAGAGGGTATGGCCAGAAGGCCTTCCTTACCCGATTACAAGGCACTTGCCTTATGA